The Zygosaccharomyces rouxii strain CBS732 chromosome A complete sequence genome window below encodes:
- the FAP1 gene encoding Fap1p (similar to uniprot|P53971 Saccharomyces cerevisiae YNL023C): protein MSGFERSEAEIGMAAQEYDGKDAPQVVDNSLILEFSDDSDETTDEETTDEDEDDRMMYYERAVKEIARGDTYVCMICTVEMDYTCKMFACSKCYRVFDYDCIREWALKSTGRTMDKTWKCPNCLDESNKVPRKSRPTCWCGKVVNPDPNPLDPNSCGQTCDAPICEHGCSKVCHLGPHPECTRIISIKCKCGRHTRDVRCSEVGSGRNQQFTCEESCGLLLPCGVHKCSKKCHSGLCGGCNETLHSKPDKGAVIKCYCGLHESPSIRCGDVRVADRDSVDDQGNGWIGVFRCKDVRVVEYACGQHSFVESCKPAPSLPKQIGCPFSPNVLRSCPCGRTPLNKLGQARVKCTDHIPTCESKCGKKLACGKHTCPYKCHEGDCMDPCVQFEKTNCLCEARSFLVPCQFREDPRCNTKCESLMSCRRHRCTEKCCSGKPGAERRKKTPFTSRELLDESLVEAEHVCLKSCNLTLTCGRHKCQRKCHPGRCPPCLESDPNDLVCPCGKTVVEAPVRCGTKLPPCPYSCISVVRDGYPCGHTPMPHLCHPPEEKCPPCTANVKKPCKCGKKSDVRTLCFQQDVSCGQICNKPLGSCRHTCQKKCHDGGCQVKCRQICGKKRVNCDHKCPKPCHGGEPCPDFPCPFSVVIKCACGRKESTEPCGTNSQTLSASVTRELSCDEECERVKRCAQLKDALGLKENGDSSVENTVSNALVASNFEELGLPFRETVLAIYSRQQRYCDNIESVLNNFIDDEKKSSLHFKPMKPAQRHFVHELAKAYKLYSESQDPEPKRSVYVKKELNGESNKPSITLQEALPIYQAFKQREKETKIRRYEMQNVTNLVNFVPKFEPTVELAKYNGFLIRNLTDGTNGEDLQRIYGEHLKPTLVRNPVYKALPDRNIALIFPESYSDVTVNTECDMERLVGHFDFICKEMFIGDGVELCQVGEYLQPEAPTESS, encoded by the coding sequence ATGAGTGGGTTTGAAAGATCTGAAGCTGAAATTGGTATGGCCGCTCAAGAATATGATGGTAAGGATGCACCACAGGTTGTAGATAATTCCCTTATCTTGGAGTTTTCCGACGATAGCGATGAGACCACAGATGAGGAGACCACAGATgaggacgaagatgatAGGATGATGTACTATGAGAGGGCCgttaaagaaattgctCGAGGGGATACATATGTTTGTATGATCTGTACTGTTGAGATGGATTACACCTGTAAGATGTTTGCATGTTCCAAATGCTACCGAGTATTTGACTATGACTGTATTCGGGAATGGGCCCTTAAGTCAACTGGCAGGACTATGGATAAGACTTGGAAATGTCCTAATTGTCTCGATGAGAGCAACAAAGTTCCTAGGAAAAGTAGACCTACGTGTTGGTGTGGTAAAGTGGTAAATCCAGATCCGAATCCGTTGGATCCGAATTCATGTGGACAGACTTGTGATGCTCCTATATGTGAGCATGGATGTTCTAAAGTTTGCCATCTAGGGCCTCATCCAGAGTGTACTAGAATAATTAGTATAAAGTGTAAATGTGGGAGGCATACAAGAGATGTCAGATGCTCTGAAGTTGGTAGTGGTAGAAATCAACAGTTCACATGTGAAGAAAGTTGTGGACTATTGCTACCATGTGGGGTTCACAAATGTTCTAAAAAATGTCATTCAGGTTTATGTGGTGGGTGTAATGAAACTTTGCATTCGAAGCCCGATAAGGGCGCTGTCATTAAATGTTACTGTGGATTACATGAAAGTCCATCCATTAGATGTGGTGATGTTCGAGTAGCAGATAGAGATTCTGTTGATGATCAGGGCAATGGTTGGATAGGTGTGTTTAGGTGTAAAGATGTGAGAGTCGTTGAATATGCATGTGGTCAGCATTCTTTTGTGGAAAGTTGTAAACCGGCACCTTCTTTGCCTAAGCAAATAGGGTGTCCGTTTTCACCTAACGTATTGAGAAGCTGTCCCTGTGGTAGAACCCCTCTTAACAAGTTGGGCCAAGCGAGGGTTAAGTGCACTGATCACATACCAACCTGTGAATCCAAGTGTGGTAAAAAGCTAGCATGTGGGAAACATACTTGTCCTTACAAATGCCACGAAGGAGATTGTATGGATCCCTGTGTACAATTTGAGAAAACCAACTGTCTGTGTGAAGCGAGGAGTTTCCTGGTTCCCTGCCAATTTCGTGAGGATCCACGCTGTAACACTAAATGTGAATCTCTGATGTCTTGCCGCCGTCACAGGTGTACGGAAAAATGTTGCTCGGGGAAACCTGGCGCTGAAAGACGTAAGAAGACCCCATTTACATCTAGAGAGCTGTTAGATGAATCTCTAGTGGAAGCTGAACACGTTTGTTTGAAAAGTTGTAATTTGACGCTGACGTGTGGCAGACATAAGTGCCAAAGAAAATGTCATCCCGGCAGATGTCCACCCTGCCTTGAGAGTGATCCTAACGACCTGGTCTGTCCTTGTGGCAAGACTGTTGTAGAGGCCCCTGTTAGATGTGGTACTAAGTTACCGCCATGCCCTTACTCTTGCATTAGCGTTGTCAGAGATGGATACCCATGTGGACATACACCTATGCCGCATCTATGTCATCCGCCGGAGGAAAAGTGCCCTCCATGCACTGCTAACGTGAAGAAGCCTTGTAAATGTGGTAAGAAAAGTGACGTGAGAACACTATGCTTCCAACAAGATGTTTCCTGTGGACAGATCTGCAATAAACCATTGGGCAGCTGTCGTCATACTTGTCAAAAGAAGTGTCATGATGGTGGCTGTCAAGTCAAGTGTAGGCAAATTTGCGGCAAGAAAAGAGTTAATTGTGATCACAAATGTCCAAAACCTTGTCATGGCGGTGAACCTTGTCCTGATTTTCCTTGTCCCTTCTCGGTGGTAATTAAATGTGCCTGTGGGAGGAAAGAATCCACTGAACCTTGTGGCACTAATTCTCAAACATTGAGTGCATCTGTTACCAGAGAACTGTCCTGTGATGAAGAGTGTGAAAGAGTTAAAAGATGCGCACAATTGAAAGACGCCTTAGGCCTAAAAGAAAACGGTGATTCAAGCGTGGAAAACACTGTGTCCAATGCATTAGTAGCAtccaattttgaagaattggggTTACCTTTTAGAGAGACCGTACTAGCTATTTATTCCAGACAACAAAGATACTGTGATAACATTGAATCGGTCctcaacaattttattgatgacgaaaagaaatcaagTTTGCATTTTAAACCTATGAAACCTGCACAACGCCATTTCGTACATGAGTTGGCCAAAGCATACAAGCTTTATTCTGAGTCTCAAGATCCTGAACCTAAGAGGTCTGTTTATGtcaaaaaagaattgaacGGGGAGAGCAACAAACCTTCCATTACCCTTCAAGAGGCATTACCTATTTATCAAGCATTCAAACAACGTGAGAAGGAAACGAAGATCCGTCGTTATGAGATGCAAAACGTGACTAATTTGGTTAATTTCGTTCCAAAGTTTGAACCTACAGTagaattggcaaaataTAACGGATTCTTGATTCGCAATTTAACCGATGGAACCAATGGAGAAGATTTACAGAGAATTTATGGGGAGC